The Cyclobacterium amurskyense genome contains the following window.
GACCCAAAAAATAAAAGCAGATGTCGTAATCCCAATTTCAGCACTAGAAGGGTTTAACTTACAAAAGATTATGCAGGAAATCCTGGACCGATTACCTGTGCATCCACCGTTTTATGACAAAGAAGAACTAAGTGACCGTCCTGAACGTTTCTTTGCTTCTGAAATAATAAGGGAAAAAATATTTATTCAATACAAAAAAGAAATCCCCTATAGCACAGAAGTGAGGATAGAGGATTTTGAAGAAACTGATCAATTGCTCCGAATGAGGGCATTGATATTTGTGGAAAGGGATAGCCAAAAAGGAATTATCATTGGAGACAAAGGGAAAGCATTGAAAAGAGTTGGGACCCAAGCCAGGATTGAAATGGAGAAATTTTTTGGGAAAAAAGTTTTTCTAGAAACCTTTGTGAAGGTAGAAGAGAACTGGAGAAAGAATAAAAACAAACTGAAAAAATTTGGTTACGACCAATAAATTATAGTATTATGGCCAATATAGTAGCAATTGTAGGGAGACCTAATGTGGGTAAATCCACACTTTTTAACCGACTTGTAGAAGAGCGGAAAGCCATTGAAGATAACCTCAGTGGGGTGACAAGAGATAGGCATTATGGACACGCTCAATGGGGAGGGAAGTTTTTCTCTGTCATTGATACCGGTGGGTATGTGACTGGATCTGAAGATATTTTTGAGAAAGAAATTCGCAAGCAAGTCAAGCTGGCAATAGAAGAGGCTTCAGTCATCTTATTTGTGGTTGACTGTATGGTAGGACTTACGGATTTGGATGCCGAATTTGCCAAAGAGCTAAGAGGTGCTGATAAACCGATTTTTATGGTGGCCAATAAGGCAGATAATCTTGATGACCTGCTAATGGCCAATGAATTTTATGCGCTGGGCATAGGAGAAGATATTATTTTCCCTACCACCTCAACAAGTGGTAGTGGTATAGGCGATTTGTTGGATGAGGTGATAAAGAAATTTCCTGATGAGGGAGAAAGAGATCCTGATGAAGGAATACCTAAGTTGGCCATTCTGGGAAGACCAAATGTGGGCAAGTCCTCTTTTCTTAACGCCCTGATAGGTAGGGAAAGGTCAATAGTGACTGATGAGGCTGGAACGACCAGAGATGCTATTCACACACGTTACCAGCTATATGGTAAGGACTATATCCTTACTG
Protein-coding sequences here:
- the era gene encoding GTPase Era; protein product: MPENMHKAGFVNIIGKPNVGKSTLMNALLGEKLSIISSKAQTTRHRILGIMNEPEYQIVFSDTPGMLKPKYELHKSMMGFVNLSLEDADVIVFVTDLFENDEEIEDIIQKVNAAGVPVLLIINKIDLNKEEKLAEVTEYWTQKIKADVVIPISALEGFNLQKIMQEILDRLPVHPPFYDKEELSDRPERFFASEIIREKIFIQYKKEIPYSTEVRIEDFEETDQLLRMRALIFVERDSQKGIIIGDKGKALKRVGTQARIEMEKFFGKKVFLETFVKVEENWRKNKNKLKKFGYDQ
- the der gene encoding ribosome biogenesis GTPase Der — translated: MANIVAIVGRPNVGKSTLFNRLVEERKAIEDNLSGVTRDRHYGHAQWGGKFFSVIDTGGYVTGSEDIFEKEIRKQVKLAIEEASVILFVVDCMVGLTDLDAEFAKELRGADKPIFMVANKADNLDDLLMANEFYALGIGEDIIFPTTSTSGSGIGDLLDEVIKKFPDEGERDPDEGIPKLAILGRPNVGKSSFLNALIGRERSIVTDEAGTTRDAIHTRYQLYGKDYILTDTAGIRKKAKVKEDIEFYSVMRSLRTLEDSDVIIIMVDATRGLEAQDVNLISLSIKNNKGLMIMVNKWDLVEKDHKTMQAFKDNMTDKLGENKWIPIIFISALTKQRIFQAMELAMNVYENKQRKVSTSKLNELLLPEIEKYPPPANKGKYIKIKYITQLPTKNPVIAFFCNLPQYIKSPYTRFLENRLRENFDFTGVPVKITYKKK